A part of Kiritimatiellia bacterium genomic DNA contains:
- a CDS encoding glycosyltransferase, protein MPVFNGARHLSAALHSLAPAAGEPMEIIAVEDGSTDDSPRLLDEWSRRLPLRVVSGPRSGNWVAATQRGLELARGEWVSFLHQDDAWAPGRLSALRQAAARHSAAGWIVHAARFVDDAGRPLGRWRCPFPADRPLSAPGSLRRLAMQNPIPLPGVCARRTLLEQVGPMDDTLWYLADWDLWIRLAAAAPMVYLDAPLADFRIHPASQSSVRTRDADDVERQFLRVQSRLRELAPTSGVSAAWLDRVAPLSRAAYRCLLALAHRQRVPWARLLTTAAHAGPLNCARYIVWSRVFDRALARRRARATPASHEGAV, encoded by the coding sequence ATGCCGGTATTCAACGGGGCGCGCCATCTGTCCGCCGCACTCCACTCGCTTGCCCCCGCGGCCGGGGAGCCGATGGAGATCATCGCGGTGGAGGACGGTTCGACGGACGACTCGCCCCGGCTGCTCGACGAGTGGTCGCGCCGGCTGCCGCTGCGCGTGGTGAGCGGGCCCCGCTCGGGCAACTGGGTCGCCGCGACCCAGCGCGGCCTCGAACTGGCGCGGGGAGAGTGGGTGAGCTTCCTGCACCAGGATGACGCGTGGGCGCCTGGGCGCCTTTCGGCGCTGCGGCAGGCGGCCGCTCGCCATTCGGCGGCCGGCTGGATCGTGCATGCGGCGCGCTTCGTGGATGATGCCGGCCGCCCACTGGGCCGCTGGCGCTGCCCGTTCCCGGCGGACCGCCCGCTCTCCGCGCCGGGCTCGCTGCGCCGACTTGCGATGCAGAACCCGATTCCGCTGCCCGGAGTCTGTGCGCGCCGCACGCTGCTCGAACAGGTCGGGCCGATGGATGACACCTTGTGGTATCTCGCCGACTGGGATCTCTGGATCCGGCTCGCGGCCGCGGCACCGATGGTATACCTCGACGCCCCGCTTGCTGATTTCCGCATTCATCCGGCCTCCCAGTCGTCCGTGCGCACCCGCGACGCGGACGACGTGGAGCGGCAGTTCCTTCGGGTTCAGTCCCGTCTCCGAGAGTTGGCGCCCACCTCGGGGGTTTCCGCGGCTTGGCTCGACCGCGTGGCTCCGCTCTCCCGGGCCGCCTATCGGTGTCTGCTGGCGCTGGCGCACCGCCAGAGGGTACCGTGGGCACGCCTGCTGACGACGGCCGCACACGCAGGACCGCTGAATTGTGCGCGATATATCGTCTGGTCACGAGTGTTCGACCGCGCGCTGGCACGGCGACGTGCCCGCGCGACGCCGGCGAGTCACGAAGGGGCGGTATGA
- a CDS encoding glycosyltransferase codes for MKVSVIIPVWNAERWLPELLAAILSQQPAPPEEVILVDSMSRDRTLEIARRFERVRTLPITKFRHGRARNLGAREAIGELLVFLTQDALPANGRWLDRLIAPFEDPTVAAAYSRWLPRGPVDPVEAFQIAFHFPPGPPVVRRAQPGQPLDLTAVFFSNVSSAVRRSAWQAHPFDENLLMCEDQQLSRDLLREGHAIVYAADSIVLHSHHYTLSQTFRRYFDSAFALRQVFDGHTLGDSVRAGRRYLRMEARHMLRQSVRWWPYYAAYNAARALGTILGHRADRLPRSWVRRLSYHPGYWV; via the coding sequence ATGAAAGTCTCGGTGATCATTCCGGTGTGGAACGCGGAGCGCTGGCTGCCCGAGTTGCTGGCCGCGATCTTGTCCCAGCAACCCGCCCCGCCCGAGGAGGTGATTCTGGTCGACTCGATGTCGCGCGATCGCACGCTGGAGATTGCGCGGCGGTTTGAGCGCGTGCGCACGCTGCCGATCACAAAGTTTCGGCACGGCCGCGCTCGCAACCTCGGCGCCCGCGAGGCCATCGGCGAACTGCTGGTGTTTCTGACGCAGGACGCGCTGCCCGCCAATGGCCGCTGGCTCGATCGATTGATCGCACCGTTCGAGGATCCGACCGTCGCGGCGGCCTATTCGAGGTGGCTGCCCCGCGGCCCGGTGGATCCGGTCGAGGCGTTTCAGATCGCGTTTCACTTTCCGCCCGGCCCGCCGGTCGTGCGCCGTGCGCAGCCGGGCCAACCGTTGGACCTGACCGCGGTCTTCTTTTCCAATGTCAGCTCCGCAGTGCGGCGCTCCGCCTGGCAGGCACATCCGTTCGACGAAAACCTGCTGATGTGCGAGGACCAGCAGCTCTCGCGTGATCTGCTGCGGGAAGGACATGCGATCGTTTACGCGGCCGACTCGATCGTGCTGCATTCCCACCACTACACCCTCTCGCAAACCTTCCGCCGCTATTTCGACAGCGCGTTTGCGCTCCGCCAGGTGTTTGACGGCCACACGCTCGGCGACAGTGTCCGAGCCGGCCGTCGATATCTGAGAATGGAGGCGCGGCACATGTTGCGTCAGTCGGTGCGCTGGTGGCCGTACTACGCCGCATACAACGCGGCACGGGCGCTCGGGACGATCCTCGGCCATCGCGCCGACCGCCTGCCGCGCTCGTGGGTGCGTCGGCTCAGTTACCATCCCGGCTATTGGGTTTGA